The sequence TCATGGGAAAGGGACTAGTATGCAGCAACGTGGTAAGGTTCCAGATCTAGAAGCCAGGATCTAGAACCTAGTGGTTTCACAGTGGGCTGAGCGGTTGGGAATAAGCCAGGTTAGGGGTGGGGGTAGACAGCCAGCTCTGTCCTCTGCAGGCAGATTCCCTGGAGGGAGATCTCAGATAAAGAAAGGAGGAGTAGGATCTGGTCCAGAAAAGGCCAGAAAGGCAGGAAGGCATCTGGACCGAGACTGTGTGTCCTCCAGAAGGAATGAGCGGCCAAGTGGTTCTGCCACCTCTGGCTTGGCCAAAGCGTAGAGGATGACAGGAGCCGGATGGAGGGATCCTCCAGGCAGAGCCTGGCTCTGACATGCCGGGGAGGGCTAGAATATGAGCCCATCCCAGAGCCCCAGTTCTGGAGTTGAAATGGAGGACCATCTGCTCTCAGTTACCTTCAAACTCTGAAAAGTGCCCCGGCTCTGGACTTGATTGCCCCATTCGCAGGGACACCATGTGGTTTCCAGCACTTGGTGGCCCGCATGCCCAGCCCGAGCGTGGCCTGCTCTGTGTGCTGTAGAATTTGCAAGCCTCACAGGGACTCTAGGAGCCCCAGACCTGAAAGCACCATGCCAGGTTTCCTAAAACCTCTGGCACCACCGCAGAGTAATGGCAGATTCCTGGCCTCTGGGAAGCGGTCCAGGCCCAGGGGATTCCAGGGCGCGGATTATGCACTCTGGAATCAGAGAAAGGCACGGCTTTGTGGATTCTGGAGTGCAGGAACTTGGAAAGTGGAGCTGGAGGGGCTGGAGTGTTTGGCGGACTGAGGGGGGGCACTGCGGGGCCACACCCAGTGCGGATCTGGAGCAGGGGTTTAGGAGCAGCCCCCCTCTGCATCCTCTCTCTGGAGCAGGGAGGCAGGACAGGCAGGGAGTGTGGTGGGGGGGACTTAGTTACGCTCCTCGCCCAGGGAGCTGGTGGGGCTGAGGGGCTCGCTGGGGGTGCTGAGCGAGCTGGAGGTGGCCGTGTCCACAGAGTTGCGCTTGCTCCCACTGGTGGAGGAGGTGCAGGACGCTCGGCGCGGCCACTCTGGTGCACGAATGTTGCGCCGGTCCTTGGCGGCCTCCTCGTCCTCATCGTAGCGCTCGCTGTCTTCCTCCAGAGGCCCGTTCCGGGGATCCTCCTCATCCTCGCTCTGGTGCGGGCTGGAGTGTCGTGACAGCGAGGGCGACGGTGGCACCGAGGCCGGCCGTGGGTAGCGGTACCCTTGGGCCTGCATACGGGAATATGGGTGCAAACCAGGGTGAGCTGAGGACCTCGCAGTCCCACCCAGGCATCCAGCCACCTCTAGGCCTTCCCATTCCAGGAGGGAACCCCAGCCCTTTAGCTCCTGGCTAAGCAGAAATCCAGCGTCCACTCACCGCATCTGCCTCGCTGGGCTCGTAGGTGAAGTGCTCTGGAAAGGCCTTGGACAGCGCCATGTGGCGCGCAGACATATAGTActaggggaaaggaggggagggggcagaggatGTGAGAgccaggccccacccccaggcaGATGATGGGGCTCCTGGCCATACCCTTTATGCAGATGAGCATACCCTGCTGCACCATTGGGCCTGCCCCATGCAAATAATCCATCTGACTCCACCCCTTATGTAAATAAGCAGATCTATGAATGGATAGTTTCTAAGCCACACCCCTCAAACAGGGGCCGAATTCTCAAGTCAGGCACCTCTTTGGCCATACCTTTATGCAAATGAGAATGCCTGaccaatgttctttttttctttttaaacagggtcttgctctgttaccctaggatggagtgcagtggggttgatcaaggctcactgcagcctcaacctccagggctcaagagactctaccacctcagcctccccagtagctgggactacaggcacgcaccaccacactcggctgatttttttttaaatttttagtagaaagaaaatgttgcccaggatggtctcttaactcctgagctcaagcgatcctccctgttaggcctcccaaaatgctgggattacagggatgagccaccaccgCGATCGGCCTGGTTCATTGCTTAAAGGGACAGCAACTGTTACAAGTAGGATGAGACCCTTCACCCTGCACCAAAGACCCAGAGCCAGGAGCGGCTGATTCCCCAGAAGAGGGTAGGAAGTGGCGGGGCGGGGGGGGTCCTACCCGGCCTAGGTATTTCCAGTCCAGAAGGTCGGAGAGGCGCTCCGTGCGGTTCCGCTGGATGATACGCTGCCGCCGGCTCTGCTGACAGAAGCTGTAGAGGAAGGAGGTGAGCTGCGAGCAGGAATCATCCAGGCTGCGGAACCGCCGGTCGAGAATGTAGATACCTGCGGAGGCCAGGACCTGGGTTCAGAAAACGTCCTGGGGAGATCTTCATTGTCTCCAGGACTCTGTGGCACCAGGGCCCCTCCTCTCCCAGGGACCCGAGAGCCCCCCCATTTCCTGGTGCCCCTGGTCCCCAAGGGTGCAAGCTCCTCCTTCCCAGGATCCAGGAGTCCCGGCTCTCAAGCCCCCTTCTGGAATCCTCAGGGGCCTGGGCGCTGACCGTAAGCTGAGGGGTCTGCGATGTGTTCCTCCATGAAGCAGCCGAAGCCGGAGAGATTGGTGGAGATACTGGGGATGCCCATAACCGTGCACTCAGCTGCGGGAAGGCAGGAAAGAGACCCACTTAGCTTCCCCCATCTCCTACCGTCTTAATCGCAATAGACGCCTCAACAGCGCCCTCTACCGGCGCCTGTACCAAGTGCCAGGCGCTGTGCGGAGCG comes from Macaca fascicularis isolate 582-1 chromosome 19, T2T-MFA8v1.1 and encodes:
- the GYS1 gene encoding glycogen [starch] synthase, muscle isoform X2 produces the protein MPARTNNFNVETLKGQAVRKQLWDTANTVKEKFGRKLYESLLVGSLPDMNKMLDKEDFTMMKRAIFATQRQSFPPVCTHNMLDDSSDPILTTIRRIGLFNSSADRVKVIFHPEFLSSTSPLLPVDYEEFVRGCHLGVFPSYYEPWGYTPAECTVMGIPSISTNLSGFGCFMEEHIADPSAYGIYILDRRFRSLDDSCSQLTSFLYSFCQQSRRQRIIQRNRTERLSDLLDWKYLGRYYMSARHMALSKAFPEHFTYEPSEADAAQGYRYPRPASVPPSPSLSRHSSPHQSEDEEDPRNGPLEEDSERYDEDEEAAKDRRNIRAPEWPRRASCTSSTSGSKRNSVDTATSSSLSTPSEPLSPTSSLGEERN